The following proteins come from a genomic window of Heyndrickxia acidicola:
- a CDS encoding ABC transporter ATP-binding protein, with product MGIQVAHLTKAFPNGKGIFDVSFEVQEGEVFGFLGPNGAGKSTTIRHLMGFMKPGSGNAAINGKDAWKESPAIQKVVGYLPGEIAFVEGMNGKQFLDLLSGMRGLKDFTKREQLIERFQFDVKTPIRKMSKGMKQKVGIVAAFMHDPEILILDEPTSGLDPLMQNIFIDLILEEKAKGKTILMSSHMFGEIERTCDRVGMIKEGKLVAVEKVRHMQTMQRKLFDVTVSSREEAESIRSAGFTVIESEPLRLKVAVQGDYDRFIKVLSHCQVNNLDIHSQSLEEVFMHYYEREAKG from the coding sequence ATGGGAATTCAAGTCGCACATCTAACGAAAGCATTCCCAAATGGAAAGGGGATTTTTGATGTCTCCTTTGAAGTGCAGGAAGGGGAGGTTTTTGGTTTTTTAGGACCAAATGGTGCCGGAAAATCAACTACTATCCGCCATTTAATGGGATTTATGAAGCCTGGCTCAGGAAACGCTGCTATCAATGGGAAGGATGCTTGGAAAGAAAGTCCGGCTATACAAAAGGTAGTTGGGTATCTACCCGGGGAAATTGCATTTGTTGAGGGAATGAATGGAAAGCAATTCCTTGATTTGCTTTCAGGAATGAGGGGATTAAAGGATTTCACAAAACGGGAACAGTTAATTGAACGTTTTCAATTTGATGTAAAAACCCCCATACGGAAAATGTCCAAAGGCATGAAGCAGAAAGTAGGCATTGTCGCTGCTTTTATGCATGATCCCGAAATTCTTATTTTAGATGAGCCGACTTCAGGGCTTGATCCTTTAATGCAAAATATTTTTATAGATTTAATTCTGGAAGAAAAAGCAAAAGGAAAAACCATTTTAATGTCCTCCCATATGTTTGGGGAAATTGAACGGACCTGTGACCGTGTCGGAATGATTAAGGAAGGAAAACTGGTAGCTGTGGAGAAGGTACGCCATATGCAGACTATGCAGAGAAAGCTTTTTGATGTAACAGTAAGTTCCCGGGAGGAAGCGGAGAGCATTCGGTCGGCCGGCTTCACCGTAATCGAGTCAGAGCCTTTGCGGTTAAAGGTTGCTGTGCAGGGTGATTATGATCGCTTCATTAAGGTCCTATCCCATTGCCAGGTCAACAATCTGGACATTCATTCACAGTCTCTTGAAGAAGTTTTTATGCATTATTATGAAAGAGAGGCGAAAGGATAA